The sequence GGTTGACGTAATACGTTCCTGCAATTCACCCATCTCAGTGCCCAGCGTCGGTTGGTATCCCACCTGTGAGGGCATTCGCCCGAGCAGAGAAGAGACCTCCGAACCGGCTTGGACGAAGCGGAAGATATTGTCGATAAAGAGCAGAATATCGCGGCCCTCGTCACGGAAATATTCAGCCATGGTCAATGCTGTGAGGCCAACTCGCAAACGGGCACCTGGCGGCTCATTCATCTGACCGAAAACCATCACGGTCTTGTCAAACACGCGCGTGTTTTCGTCGATACGGGCTTCCTGCATTTCGTGAATCAGGTCGTTCCCTTCACGTGAACGCTCACCCACACCGGCAAATACCGAGAAGCCCGACTGCTCTTTGGCAATGTTCGCAATCAATTCCTGGATAACGACCGTCTTACCCACACCAGCACCGCCGAAGATAGCGGTCTTACCACCGCGAGTAAACGGTGCGATCAGGTCAATAACCTTGATACCGGTCTCAAAAAGTTGTGCCTGCGTATTCTGCTCTTCAAAGCTCGGCGGATCGCGATGGATAGGGCGTCGCTCAACACTTGGATCGATTGGTCCTAGTCCATCAATCGGATCGCCCAACACATTAAACACGCGACCGAGTGTGGCCGGGCCAACCGGTACGGCAATCGGGCGACCGGTATCGATCACCTCCAGGCCACGGCGCAGACCATCGGTAGAACCCATCGCGACCGCCTTAACCACGCCATTACCGAGCTGCTGCTGCACCTCGCAAACGAGGCGGTCACCGTTTCCTAGTGGAATTTCGATTGCGTTATAAATCGCCGGTACTTCGTCTTCCGGAAACTTGGCCCGAATGACCACACCGATAATCTCTTGAATAACCCCCTTGGCCGGCATCGGCTCCTCCTCTTAGCATCAACTGGTGAGAGCAGCGGCGCCCGAAGCAATCTCGCTGACCTCTTTCGTAATAGCAGCCTGCCGCGCTTTGTTAAATGACAGGGTCAAATCACGTACCAGATCTTTGGCGTTGTTGGTCGCATTGCGCATTGCAACCATTCGTGCACTGTGTTCACTGGCAATACTCTCAAGGACTGCCTGATAGATCTGGGTTTCGACGTACCGCGGCAGAATGGCATTGAGAACTTCTTCTTCCCCTGGCTCGTATGTGTAATCGACATTCGTCGTCGCTGAAATGTCAGGGCTTTCAACCGGCAGTAACTGCTTAATTGCCGGACGCTGTACCAGGGTATTAATGAACTCACTGTAAATGATGTAGAGTTCGTCGTACTTCCCCGACTGAAACCCGTTAATGGCACTGATTGCCACGCCAAGAATGGCTTCGAGCTTTGGTGCATCGCCAAGCCGGGTTGCTTCACCAGCCGGGGCAAAACCGGCGCGCAGGAAGAAATCGCGTCCTTTGCGACCGAAGGTATAAACATCGACCGTACGCCCCATTGCGCGCTGCTCGGTAATAAAACGACCGGCGCGACGCAGGACATTAGCAACCAGGCTACCACACAGACCACGATCAGGGGTTACTACCAGTAACGCAACGCTCTTCACCGTC comes from Chloroflexus sp. Y-396-1 and encodes:
- a CDS encoding F0F1 ATP synthase subunit gamma, with amino-acid sequence MPSSREIKRRIRSVKNVAQITRAMEMVSASKMRRAQRNVLATRPYADRMREVMANLTARVVGAARRGTLLEKRETVKSVALLVVTPDRGLCGSLVANVLRRAGRFITEQRAMGRTVDVYTFGRKGRDFFLRAGFAPAGEATRLGDAPKLEAILGVAISAINGFQSGKYDELYIIYSEFINTLVQRPAIKQLLPVESPDISATTNVDYTYEPGEEEVLNAILPRYVETQIYQAVLESIASEHSARMVAMRNATNNAKDLVRDLTLSFNKARQAAITKEVSEIASGAAALTS
- the atpD gene encoding F0F1 ATP synthase subunit beta gives rise to the protein MPAKGVIQEIIGVVIRAKFPEDEVPAIYNAIEIPLGNGDRLVCEVQQQLGNGVVKAVAMGSTDGLRRGLEVIDTGRPIAVPVGPATLGRVFNVLGDPIDGLGPIDPSVERRPIHRDPPSFEEQNTQAQLFETGIKVIDLIAPFTRGGKTAIFGGAGVGKTVVIQELIANIAKEQSGFSVFAGVGERSREGNDLIHEMQEARIDENTRVFDKTVMVFGQMNEPPGARLRVGLTALTMAEYFRDEGRDILLFIDNIFRFVQAGSEVSSLLGRMPSQVGYQPTLGTEMGELQERITSTKRGSITSMQAVYVPADDYTDPAPATVFSHLDATISLERSIAERAIFPAVDPLASTSRILDPNIVGEEHYRVAQEVKRVLQRYKDLKDIIAILGMEELSDEDKLTVQRARKIELFFSQPFTVAQQFTGRPGKYVPVKKTVESFARLLNGEGDHIPESFFYMQGDFDDVLAAYEASQK